ACTGACTTAATAGCAATAAGTAGAACGGGTTACGCACCTATTTTTATCGTGTTTCCCCTAAACGATTCGACTGTTTTAAATCTAATAAAGTTCAAGACAAATTGCTGTTTTGGATGGTGATTTATGGCTGATGAAAGCTTAGCTAGTATGTGTTTTTGATAAGTCAGGCGGAAGACGATCGCGTTAACTAGTAAAAGTAAAATACGCAGATAAAAGTTTAGTGTTTGATCGTTAAAATACCTCGCAGAAATAGTCTTACTCTAGCTAAGAACGAACAATTTTTAAAGCAATAGAAACTAGCGAGAGAAAAGTCAAAAATCCTACAGCATCTAAAACTGTTGTTAGCAGTAGTCCAATAATTAATGCAGGATCGGGATTTATCCTTGTTAAACCCATTGGAAGTAACGTTCCTAAGGTAGCAGCAACAAATACGTTGATTGCCATAACCATTATGGAGGCGACCAAATTAAGGAAAGAATACCAAGCGCAAGACTCAAAGCTAAGGCTGTACCTAAACCTGCAAGAATCTCTTTGCGGACGATTTTGAGCGTATCTTTGGGTACGACTTCCCCAACACCTAATCCTCTGAAGGTTACAGATAATGCTTGAATTACAACATTGCCGCTGGTGTTAGATATAATTGGCATGATGACTGCCAAAACGCGGACGAGAGAAATGACCTGTTGAAAAGGCGCGATCGCGACTGACACATCGCCTTGACAATTTGCACCACTTGGGTGTCGTGTAAAGAATTAATGAGTTCTTCTTTGACTTTGGTTAGCTTTGGTTAGTAAGTATCCAAACACATCAATTGCATGGGCTTTGTTGAGTAAGCAAAAAGCGATCGCGCGTTGTTCTGGTACGAAGGTACACTCAAACAAGGTTTTTATGAGTAAGTTCACGGAGGTGGACTTTGTTATATGGACTTCGAGCCACCATAGATACAACAAATAGAATTTCCACTGGTATTCGTTATTAATACCAGTTACTAGAATCTTAACCGTTAAGGGTGGCGCTATCAACCAATAGAAGAGTTGTATCTCGGTTCTCCAAGATTAGAAAATTTGCAAGTTTTTTACTGTACTATCCTTTGTCCATTGTTGCTAAAACTTGATTGGCAAATCTTTCTGGATGTTCTGGAGTAACAACAATTGTGCGATCGCACAACTTCAGAACTACTGCTTTACTCGGATCTGTTGCATAAGCTTGGTAATTGCCCAATTTTCGGTTGTAGAACTTTCCAGAGTAACTAAATAACCCACCATTTCCCCACTTACGTAGCGAGTTTCGCATTGCTTGTGGATCTACATCAGCAGAAGTTAAGTTCCTTAAATCAATTTTTGTGTTCCAACCAATGCGCTGAACATAAAGTGTATTGTCTGCGATCGCATAACCGCGAATACTGAAGAATACAGATATTAATAAAATCACCAAAGGAATTATTACCATCGCCACTAGCCACGCAATATCACTACGAGAAGCAGTCAATATTCCAATCAACACAATTCCTAGCAGTATTGCAGAAACTACAATAGTAATAGCAATCAGCGATATCGCCCAAGGAGCCTTAAATACTTTATTCATCAGTGGCTTCTCCTATTTCATATTAATACTTCACCTACTTATGACGCACGCAATCTCAGCATTTTCATCAGAACCAAGACTTGGGAACTTCCCTTTATTCTCCCCATCGGGGAACGCAACCGTCCCCAAACCCTTTGCAAACAAGTGGCTACTCATGACGCAGTAATTGTTCGGGGTGGCTGTTGCGTAAATCCTGACACTTATAGGTTATTCATCGCAATTAATAATATGTAAATTGTAATTCTTTGCATCACTATACTGCGTGGAGAATTAAGTTATTTAATTGTAAAGTATTCAATAAAAACAAACATACAGATATTGAAATGTTAACAGCGATCGCTTAGAGTTCATGCACAGCCAGTGTAACTAAGACAAACTTATATACTAGAACTTAGGACAAACACAAGACTTTAAGATTGACAGATAATCTTCCCGCAAGCGGAAACCAAAAAAAAGACTTGCATTGATTGCGGAGTCGAGTTGAGAATAAGTTAGAGTAACGCGCACGCTTTGAGGAGACCTGCGGTGAGTCAGGAAGCATTTGATTACGATTTAGTCATTATTGGCGCTGGAGTCGGCGGACATGGTGCGGCTTTACACGCGGTCAGTTGTGGATTGAAA
This is a stretch of genomic DNA from Chroogloeocystis siderophila 5.2 s.c.1. It encodes these proteins:
- a CDS encoding PH domain-containing protein produces the protein MNKVFKAPWAISLIAITIVVSAILLGIVLIGILTASRSDIAWLVAMVIIPLVILLISVFFSIRGYAIADNTLYVQRIGWNTKIDLRNLTSADVDPQAMRNSLRKWGNGGLFSYSGKFYNRKLGNYQAYATDPSKAVVLKLCDRTIVVTPEHPERFANQVLATMDKG